In Trichomycterus rosablanca isolate fTriRos1 chromosome 4, fTriRos1.hap1, whole genome shotgun sequence, one DNA window encodes the following:
- the LOC134312506 gene encoding zinc-binding protein A33-like gives MISPLSVMASSSSFLSEDQLQCSICLDVFTDPVSTSCGHNFCMICLKKCWDTSSVCQCPVCKENFVRRPELRVNTFISGLAAEFKKSVQVKSSSAAEQLPSKPKSVLCDYCTEEKLEAVKSCLDCGVSYCNTHLMLHKTAAKLKKHKLIDPVKNLEDYICQKHEKPLEMFCKNDQTYVCQFCMEGDHKNHRTLPIEEESGVKKNQLGETQTEVQKLIQERLRKIEEIKTSVELNKKNTEKEKADSMKVFRSLMSCIERNQAELIKVMEEKQRAAERQAEEFIKDLEQEITELKRRNTELEQISNTEDHLHLLQVYPSLCSPPPTKNWTDTKINPHLNVETLRRTLSQLQESLNMEMEKIGEIKLKRIQQYAVDVTLDPDTAHLYLILSDDGKQVKHVNKRQNLPDNPERFDYCVNVLGKQGFSSGRFYYEVQVSGKTDWDFGVARESINRKGKITLSPQNGYWCMWLRNKTEYKACKSSPLTLTLKQAPQKVGVFVDYGEGLVSFYDVDASSHIYTFTGQSFTEKLYPYFSPFLNNKGKNSAPLIIKPVKQSD, from the exons atgatatctCCTCTATCAGTCATGGCTTCCTCCAGCAGTTTCCTGTCTGAAGATCAGCTCCAGTGCTCCATCTGTCTGGATGTGTTCACTGATCCAGTCTCTACTTCATGTGGACACAACTTCTGCATGATCTGTCTCAAAAAATGCTGGGACACCAGTTCAGTCTGCCAGTGTCCAGTTTGTAAAGAGAATTTTGTAAGGAGGCCTGAGCTTCGTGTAAATACTTTCATCTCTGGTCTGGCTGCTGAGTTTAAGAAATCAGTTCAGGTgaaatccagcagcgctgcagaaCAACTTCCCTCTAAACCTAAAAGTGTGCTGTGTGATTACTGCACTGAGGAGAAGCTGGAGGCTGTAAAGTCCTGTCTGGATTGTGGAGTTTCTTACTGTAACACTCATCTGATGCttcacaaaactgcagctaaactCAAGAAGCACAAACTGATCGATCCTGTGAAGAACCTGGAGGATTACATCTGCCAGAAACATGAGAAACCTCTGGAGATGTTCTGTAAAAACGATCAGACATATGTATGTCAGTTCTGCATGGAGGGGGACCACAAGAACCACAGAACTCTTCCTATAGAGGAGGAGAGTGGAGTGAAGAAG AATCAGCTTGGTGAGACTCAAACAGAAGTTCAAAAGTTGATCCAGGAACGACTGAGGAAGATTGAGGAAATCAAAACCTCTGTAGAACTTAATAAA aaaaacacagagaaggAGAAAGCCGACAGTATGAAGGTGTTCAGATCTCTGATGAGCTGCATTGAGAGAAACCAGGCTGAGCTGATTAAAGTGATGGAAGAGAAGCAGAGAGCAGCAGAGCGTCAGGCTGAAGAGTTCATTAAAGATCTGGAGCAGGAAATCACTGAACTAAAGAGGAGAAACACTGAGCTGGAGCAGATCTCCAACACTGAGGATCATCTCCACCTCTTACAG GTTTACCCGTCCCTGTGCAGTCCTCCACCCACCAAGAACTGGACTGATACCAAGATTAACCCTCATCTGAATGTGGAGACTCTGAGGAGAACTCTGTCTCAGCTTCAGGAATCTCTCAACATGGAAATGGAGAAGATTGGTGAGATCA AACTGAAGAGAATTCAACAATATGCAG TGGACGTGACTCTGGATCCTGATACAGCTCATCTGTACCTGATCCTGTCTGATGATGGAAAACAAGTGAAGCACGTAAACAAACGACAGAATCTCCCTGATAATCCAGAGAGGTTTGATTATTGTGTTAATGTGCTGGGAAAGCAGGGATTCTCTTCAGGAAGATTTTACTATGAGGTGCAGGTCAGTGGAAAGACAGACTGGGATTTTGGAGTGGCCAGAGAGTCCATTAACAGGAAGGGGAAGATCACACTCAGTCCTCAGAATGGATACTGGTGTATGTGGTTAAGGAATAAAACTGAATATAAGGCTTGTAAATCTTCCCCTCTAACCCTCACACTGAAACAGGCTCCTCAGAAGGTGGGGGTGTTTGTGGATTATGGGGAGGGTTTGGTCTCCTTCTATGATGTAGATGCCAGCTCTCATATCTACACTTTCACTGGTCAGTCTTTCACTGAGAAACTCTATCCGTACTTCAGTCCCTTTcttaataataaaggtaaaaatTCAGCACCACTGATCATCAAACCTGTTAAACAATCTGATTGA
- the LOC134312008 gene encoding tripartite motif-containing protein 29-like gives MEGDHKNHRTVSIEEESGVKKNQLGETQAEVQKLIQERLMKIKEIKTSVELNKKNTEKEKADSMKVFRSLMSCIERNQAELIKVMEEKQRAAERQAEEFIKDLEQEITELKRRNTELEQISKTEDHLHLLQVRVPLFIISSRNVVREVTG, from the exons ATGGAGGGGGACCACAAGAACCACAGAACTGTTTCTATAGAGGAGGAGAGTGGAGTGAAGAAG AATCAGCTTGGTGAGACTCAAGCAGAAGTTCAAAAGTTGATCCAGGAACGACTGATGAAGATTAAGGAAATAAAAACCTCTGTAGAACTCAATAAA aaaaacacagagaaggAGAAAGCCGACAGTATGAAGGTGTTCAGATCTCTGATGAGCTGCATTGAGAGAAACCAGGCTGAGCTGATTAAAGTGATGGAAGAGAAGCAGAGAGCAGCAGAGCGTCAGGCTGAAGAGTTCATTAAAGATCTGGAGCAAGAAATCACTGAGCTAAAGAGAAGAAATACTGAGCTGGAGCAGATTTCCAAAACTGAGGATCATCTCCACCTCCTACAGGTCAGGGTCCCTCTGTTTATCATTAGTAGTAGAAACGTTGTCAGAGAAGTCActggataa
- the LOC134312508 gene encoding nuclear factor 7, brain-like: protein MAFSSSFLSENQLQCSICLDVFTDPVSTPCGHNFCMICLKKYWDTSLICQSPVCQKEFPKRPELNVNTFISGLAAEFKKSVQVKSISAAEQLPSKPTNVLCDYCTEEKLEAVKSCLDCGVSYCNTHLMLHKTTAKLKKHKLIDPVQNLEDYNCQKHEKPLEMFCRDDQMCVCQFCMERDHKNHRTVPIEEESGVKKNQLGETQAEVQQMIQERLKKIDEIKTSVELNKKNTEKDKADSMKVFRSLMSCIERNQAELIKVMEEKQRAAERQAEEFIKDLEQEITELKRRNTELEQISNIEDHLHFLKIYPSMCSPPPTKNLTDTKINPHLNVETLRRTLSQLQESLNMEMEKIVEIELKRIQQHAVDVTLDPDTAHHYLILSDDGKQVKHGKKRQNLPDNPERFDYCVCVLGKQGFSSGRFYYEVQVSGKTDWDLGVAKESINRKGKIKLTPENGYWCMWLRNKTEYEVGEQASPVVLTLKQAPQKVGVFVDYEEGLVSFYDVDASSHIHFYIGQSFTEKLYPYFSPFLNNEGKNSAPLIIKPVKQSD from the exons ATGGCTTTCTCCAGTAGTTTCTTGTCTGAAAATCAGCTCCAGTGCTCCATCTGTCTGGATGTGTTCACTGACCCAGTCTCTACTCCATGTGGACACAACTTCTGCATGATCTGTCTCAAAAAATACTGGGACACTAGTTTAATCTGCCagtctccagtttgtcaaaagGAATTCCCTAAAAGACCTGAacttaatgtaaatactttCATCTCTGGTCTGGCTGCTGAGTTTAAGAAATCAGTTCAGGTGAAATCCATTAGCGCTGCAGAACAACTTCCCTCCAAACCTACAAATGTGCTGTGTGATTACTGCACTGAGGAGAAGCTGGAGGCTGTAAAGTCCTGTCTGGATTGTGGAGTTTCTTACTGTAACACTCATCTGATGCTTCATAAAACTACAGCTAAACTGAAGAAGCACAAACTGATCGATCCTGTGCAGAACCTGGAGGATTACAACTGCCAGAAACATGAGAAACCTCTGGAGATGTTCTGTAGAGATGACCAGATGTGTGTATGTCAGTTCTGCATGGAGCGGGACCACAAGAACCACAGAACTGTTCCTATAGAGGAGGAGAGTGGAGTGAAGAAG AACCAGCTTGGTGAGACTCAAGcagaagttcagcagatgattcAGGAACGACTGAAGAAGATCGATGAAATCAAAACCTCTGTAGAACTCAATAAA aaaaacacagagaaggACAAAGCCGACAGTATGAAGGTGTTCAGATCTCTGATGAGCTGCATTGAGAGAAACCAGGCTGAGCTTATTAAAGTGATGGAAGAGAAGCAGAGAGCAGCAGAGCGTCAGGCTGAAGAGTTCATTAAAGATCTGGAGCAGGAAATCACTGAACTAAAGAGGAGAAACACTGAGCTGGAACAGATCTCCAACATTGAGGATCATCTCCACTTTCTAAAG ATTTACCCGTCCATGTGCAGTCCTCCACCCACCAAGAACTTGACTGATACCAAGATTAACCCTCATCTGAATGTGGAGACTCTGAGGAGAACTTTGTCTCAGCTTCAGGAATCTCTCAACATGGAAATGGAGAAGATTGTTGAGATCG AACTGAAGAGAATTCAACAACATGCAG TGGACGTGACTCTGGATCCTGATACAGCTCATCATTACCTCATCCTGTCTGATGATGGAAAACAAGTGAAGCATGGAAAGAAACGACAGAATCTCCCTGATAATCCAGAGAGGTTTGATTATTGTGTCTGTGTGCTGGGAAAGCAGGGATTCTCTTCAGGAAGATTTTACTATGAGGTGCAGGTCAGCGGAAAGACAGACTGGGATTTAGGAGTGGCCAAAGAGTCCATTAACAGGAAGGGGAAGATTAAACTCACTCCTGAGAATGGATACTGGTGTATGTGGTTAAGGAATAAAACTGAATATGAGGTTGGTGAACAGGCTTCCCCTGTTGTCCTCACACTGAAACAGGCTCCTCAGAAGGTGGGGGTGTTTGTGGATTATGAGGAGGGTTTGGTCTCCTTCTATGATGTAGATGCCAGCTCTCATATCCACTTTTACATTGGTCAGTCTTTTACTGAGAAACTCTATCCGTACTTCAGTCCCTTTCTTAATAATGAAGGTAAAAATTCAGCACCACTGATCATCAAACCTGTTAAACAATCTGATTGA